The genomic region GATTATAACTTTGTAAATGAGGGAAATAATTCATATATGATAGGTAATTTAAATAAAATTGCTAGTGGCTCTGATGATAACTTTATTTTAGGTAATAATGTTACTATTGGTTCTGGAGTTCAAAAGTCTGTTGTTTTAGGAGATGGTTCTGCCTCAGGTGGAAGTAATACTGTTTCTGTTGGTTCTGCAAGTTTACAAAGAAAAATAGTTAATGTTGGCGATGGAACTATTTCAGCTACTTCTACTGATGCTGTTACTGGTAAACAATTATACAGTGGAGATGGAATTGACACTGCTACTTGGAAAGCTAAGTTGGGTGTTGGTGCTGGTGGTGTTGATTTAACATCTTATACTAAAAGAGATGTTTCCAATTTAACTGCTTCTGATGTCACTAATTGGCAAACTAAATTGGAGATTACTAAAAAAGTTGACTATAAAGATGCTAAAGACATTGATGTTAATAAATGGAAAACTAAACTTGGTGTTGGTAATGGTGGGGGAGACCCTGTTGACACTTATACTAAAACTGAAAGTGATAATAAATATTTAGATAAAACTTCTTATAATACTGATAAATCTAATTTTGCTAATGCTAGTTCAACTGATATCAATGTTGCTGCTTGGAGAACTAAACTTGGTGTTGGTACAGGTGAAAGTGGTGGAATAACCAACACTGCAACTGGTACGGGAAGTACAGCTTTGGGAGTAGATAACAGTATTACTGGTAATTATTCTACAGCTGTTGGTTATAAAAATAAGGTAAGTGGTAATCATTCAGGTGCATTTGGAGATCCTAATATCATTACAGGTAATGGTTCATATGCTGTTGGTAATGATAATACTATAAATGGAGATAATAACTTTGTTCTTGGTAATAATGTTACTATTGCTTCAGGTATTCAAAACTCTGTAGCATTAGGAAATAACTCAACAGTTTCATCTTCTAATGAAGTTTCAGTTGGTTCTGCTAGTCAAAAAAGAAAAATAACTAATGTAGCAGATGGAGAAGTTTCTGCTACATCTACTGATGCAGTTACTGGTAAGCAACTATATAAAGTTATGCAAAATTCAGGTGCTATTGGTATTGAAAATTTAAGAAATGAAATCAATGAAAAAATTGATAATGTTAAAGATGAAGTTAGAGGAGTAGGATCTTTAAGTGCAGCTCTTGCAGGATTACATCCTATGCAATATGATCCAAAAGCTCCTGCACAAGTTATGGCAGCATTAGGACATTATAAGAATAGACAAGCAGTAGCTGTAGGTGCAAGTTATTATTTCAATGATAAATTTATGATGAATACAGGAGTTGCTCTTTCAGGAGAAAAGAAAACAGAGGCAATGGCTAATGTAGGATTTACTTTAAAAATTGGAAAAGGTAGTGGAACTACTTATACTGAAACTCCTCAATATATTGTTCAAAATGAAGTTAAGAGATTGACAGTTGAAAATCAAGAATTAAAAAATAAAGTCAATAATCAAGACAATAG from Fusobacterium periodonticum ATCC 33693 harbors:
- a CDS encoding YadA-like family protein; this encodes MKKRNLQLLIFSLFLVLAQSSLAAKLQQGDGSEAVSEESMAVGLGYTDVNGEHKNIAGNSTKPNEKYYASAVGIANTASGYKSSSFGYNNIASGRWSSSFGYNNTASKDGASSFGYDNKANGRKSSSFGYENTVSGNDSSSFGYKNIASKDSASSFGYRNTSSARESSSFGYQNTASGYKSSSFGYGNTASDIFSSAFGYQNTASKVSNSAFGYNNTANGEKTSAFGYANIASGESSSSFGNANTVGKLKDDASGKKVPDENYGKNSLVFGTKYLVTGNSSGVFGVGEANWNHTTKQYDYNFVNEGNNSYMIGNLNKIASGSDDNFILGNNVTIGSGVQKSVVLGDGSASGGSNTVSVGSASLQRKIVNVGDGTISATSTDAVTGKQLYSGDGIDTATWKAKLGVGAGGVDLTSYTKRDVSNLTASDVTNWQTKLEITKKVDYKDAKDIDVNKWKTKLGVGNGGGDPVDTYTKTESDNKYLDKTSYNTDKSNFANASSTDINVAAWRTKLGVGTGESGGITNTATGTGSTALGVDNSITGNYSTAVGYKNKVSGNHSGAFGDPNIITGNGSYAVGNDNTINGDNNFVLGNNVTIASGIQNSVALGNNSTVSSSNEVSVGSASQKRKITNVADGEVSATSTDAVTGKQLYKVMQNSGAIGIENLRNEINEKIDNVKDEVRGVGSLSAALAGLHPMQYDPKAPAQVMAALGHYKNRQAVAVGASYYFNDKFMMNTGVALSGEKKTEAMANVGFTLKIGKGSGTTYTETPQYIVQNEVKRLTVENQELKNKVNNQDNRIKEQDEKIKKLEEKVNKLLEIK